GTCGCTAAAACATCCAACAAGTACACAATCGACTTGGTTTATTACATCGTAAGCATCTTCCATAACGGCAATTGCAGATTGAATACCATCGAGATGACCCTCAATCACATTGGGTGCCTTACCAAATGGTGCAGTGTACCCGTAAACCACAGTGTCTGGAGCTACATGACCAGCCAATATCTTTAAACAGGCATCGGTCATTGCTTGGGTTGAATTAGGGTTTACAAATAAGACCTTGATGAGCTCATCATCTGGTAAACTCTTCTTGTGCTTTACGAAAGGTAATTTAGACAACGACATCCTTGCTTGTTAGTGTCAGCTATGTTCTATGATTCAATATGTTAATCATCCTGGAATAATGAGCTACTTGACTCCTATCATACAGAGTTATATAAGTTTCTCTCTTTGGTTTATGTTGCTTTTCGTATCTGTCCGGACGCATGTTTTCAGAACCtttgattcattttttccCGGTTATCATAGTGTGAATCAGCCCAAAAACTTTAGGCTTTGACAGTCATGAGAATTGATGAGAGATTCAAGCTGGGGGTTTCTCTTCCAAGTTGCATGGGTAAGGTTCGCAACTGTTCATACACTTTCCACCTTAGTCGCAACATATATAATATGTACATTAAGTGACTAAAAATGTCACGTTGTGTATCTAAACTGAAACCATAAATAAAGCTAGATAAGAGATGCCGCATGCACAGTATACAACAGaaaagatatatatatatatatatatatcaaacACATATCATTCTCTTTGTTTGAGATATTGTGCAAATCTGCTTGTCTCGTGAATCCCACATTCCGTCTTTGCCTTACCCTTCCACCTGCCTGATCTCTCATCCTCACCTTCTTGAACAGGTTGTGTAGAGTGATAATCACCAATCGACCGGTATCCTAGATCTAGCAATTCATTGTAAGGTACGTTATTATCACGGATATAACTTTGCACTTGGTTGAAGTCCCAGTTCGCTAGCGGgttgatcttgatgataTGATTGAATTCGTCCAATTCGATGAATTTCAGATTCGACCTTGCACCACCTTGACTCTTTCTTCTACCAGTGAATACAGCAGTCACTTGCAATTCCTTATAAGCTCTATGAGCAGGTTCCACCTTGACTAGGAAATCGTATTTATCATCGTCTGTATCCCATAAGAAATCACCGTATTTGGCAGCAAATTCTTGCTCCGAACCACAATCTTTCGGCTGATATACATTGACATTCTGTCCTCTTGGCTTGTAATACCGAGTTTCTACCACTTTCAAAAGCTCTAACGTCTGAGGGAAATGGTGCAATGTATCAATAAATATTAATGGAACGATTGgttctgtttcattttgattAATCTTAGAAAGCATATCGATAGTAGCCAACCCAGTTAAGCCAAACGCAGTGGTTTGAAATAAATGTGGGAAAGTAACGATAGCCCAACgtataatttcttcaggTGACAATTCACTTAACTTTTCATTCCAATGatcgatttcttcttgagtTACCGTTACTGCGTTATTCAGCTGAAACACTTGTTGACTcatatctttcaatattctcttttgagtATTCTCCAACCCTGGTAGTGTGAGCTGACTTAACTGTTGTCCAATGCAAAAATCACAAGACTAAACAACCGAATTGTCAAGACAAGCCAAGATATTATAGCCAGACtaattgatatatatcatTGGCACaaaattttttcaacaaagcTGAATATTAATCCCAAGTAATAGTATAAGCACTTCAAGATACCATATGCATCTACTTTACTCATCAACACCTCATCACCTTCGCATATTTTTCCGTCGTTACTAATTGCACTGTATCAAATGTGGCTCACTGTGTGCACAATGTGACACAAAATAAGATCACGTGCAGTGTCTTCTTATTCAACCACGTGATGCTGAcaatatcacgtgatcaaaTTCGGGCTTCCCACCTTTGAAGCAACTAAATGGGATGGACCATGGTACCAAACCGAGAGCTCCAATAGGTGCTATTGACACACTATAGACCCTTTATGTTTTATATATCTATCTCGGTTTTTTGTTTATCCTATCTGCACAGTGTATCTTTCCCAATGAAAATGATCTCTTTGCATTGAAACTTCTACTGTTCACAATGGACAAACAGTTCATTAGGACAGGTAGCTCATCTGTACAC
The genomic region above belongs to Kluyveromyces lactis strain NRRL Y-1140 chromosome B complete sequence and contains:
- the MET16 gene encoding phosphoadenylyl-sulfate reductase (thioredoxin) (highly similar to uniprot|P18408 Saccharomyces cerevisiae YPR167C MET16 3'-phosphoadenylsulfate reductase reduces 3'-phosphoadenylyl sulfate to adenosine-3' 5'-bisphosphate and free sulfite using reduced thioredoxin as cosubstrate involved in sulfate assimilation and methionine metabolism), which encodes MSQQVFQLNNAVTVTQEEIDHWNEKLSELSPEEIIRWAIVTFPHLFQTTAFGLTGLATIDMLSKINQNETEPIVPLIFIDTLHHFPQTLELLKVVETRYYKPRGQNVNVYQPKDCGSEQEFAAKYGDFLWDTDDDKYDFLVKVEPAHRAYKELQVTAVFTGRRKSQGGARSNLKFIELDEFNHIIKINPLANWDFNQVQSYIRDNNVPYNELLDLGYRSIGDYHSTQPVQEGEDERSGRWKGKAKTECGIHETSRFAQYLKQRE